One region of Syntrophobacter fumaroxidans MPOB genomic DNA includes:
- a CDS encoding histidine kinase N-terminal 7TM domain-containing protein: MQLNPLAVIVFGSATVLFLLGWSGLRRRNARGATAFCVLMLACAVYSFGYAFELTVTTLPAMMFWLRVEYLGVPFIPALYVVFAIQHVGADKWLTRPVYGFLFLIPLLTFLLFQTNEYHHLYYRTGWINDSGPLPLHSFTPGSLYWVQMVYISACFFFANTLFLRMRLRVPEPYRKQADVMLVSSVVPWAANIVYLAGYSPWGIDLHPLAFTFSGIGFAWGVFRHRLLDLVPVARATVFEGMRDGVIVLDNRGRIADMNPVAARFLGATEEAIGQPASEVPALGLEHTGRILAGTEGRLEFMGGSPECPLWLEMDISTLKDRRGLESGRLIVMRDITERKHAETERLEMERRLLHAQKLESLGLLAGGIAHDFNNLLMVILGNLELARMSIPARSPAHSNITDAAAGAHRAAELTRQMLAYSGKGIFLKDALDLNQLVRDMGSLLKVSISKSASLELRLAPELPLIMADSGQMQQIVMNVIINASEALGEEGGVITVTTAAREYDEKGLLRSYLEEKPPAGRFVSLEISDGGCGMDEETRRLLFDPFFSTKSVGRGLGLSAVLGIVRGHDGAIMVDSAPGRGTKVTLLFRVHEEKPVQPEPRAPAVFPSMEGDPALSSGTVLVVDDEDMVREVCEAILRHFGFKVLTAAGGEEALDVFRANRGEIRCVILDLTMPMMDGPTVFGHILAVQPEMPVILASGYSLAEVSRRYGDRGFAGFIQKPYSTQHLYDELRKVLAN; this comes from the coding sequence TTGCAGCTGAATCCGCTTGCAGTGATAGTATTCGGTTCCGCAACCGTCCTGTTTCTTCTCGGTTGGAGCGGGCTGCGCCGTCGAAACGCCCGTGGGGCGACCGCCTTCTGCGTGCTCATGCTGGCGTGCGCCGTCTATTCGTTCGGCTACGCGTTCGAGCTCACCGTGACGACCCTCCCCGCCATGATGTTCTGGTTGAGAGTCGAATACCTCGGTGTTCCATTTATTCCCGCCCTCTATGTCGTTTTCGCCATTCAGCACGTTGGAGCGGACAAGTGGTTGACAAGGCCCGTATACGGCTTTCTGTTCCTTATTCCCCTGCTTACGTTTCTGCTCTTCCAAACGAACGAGTATCATCATCTCTATTACCGGACAGGCTGGATCAACGACTCCGGTCCCTTGCCGCTCCATTCCTTTACGCCGGGTTCCTTGTACTGGGTCCAGATGGTATATATCAGCGCCTGTTTCTTTTTCGCCAATACCCTGTTTCTCAGGATGCGCCTGCGTGTTCCGGAACCTTACAGGAAACAGGCCGACGTCATGCTGGTGAGCTCAGTGGTCCCCTGGGCGGCAAACATCGTCTACCTGGCCGGGTATAGTCCCTGGGGCATCGACCTGCATCCCCTGGCGTTCACCTTCAGCGGCATCGGCTTTGCCTGGGGGGTGTTCCGCCACCGGCTCCTGGATCTCGTGCCGGTGGCCCGCGCGACGGTATTCGAAGGGATGCGCGACGGGGTCATTGTGCTGGACAACCGGGGACGCATCGCGGACATGAATCCGGTGGCCGCACGGTTTCTGGGGGCGACGGAAGAAGCGATCGGTCAACCGGCCTCGGAGGTGCCGGCGCTGGGCCTCGAGCACACGGGAAGGATTCTCGCCGGAACCGAGGGACGGCTGGAATTCATGGGCGGCTCCCCCGAATGCCCGTTGTGGCTCGAAATGGACATCTCCACGTTGAAAGATCGTCGCGGGCTTGAAAGCGGACGGTTGATCGTCATGCGAGACATCACCGAGCGCAAACATGCGGAGACGGAACGGCTGGAGATGGAGCGGCGCCTTCTGCATGCCCAGAAACTCGAAAGCCTGGGGCTGCTGGCGGGCGGCATCGCTCATGATTTCAACAACCTGCTCATGGTGATCCTCGGCAACCTGGAATTGGCCCGGATGTCCATCCCCGCAAGATCTCCCGCTCACTCCAACATCACCGACGCGGCCGCCGGCGCTCACAGGGCCGCCGAGCTCACCCGCCAGATGCTGGCCTACTCGGGCAAGGGCATCTTCCTCAAGGATGCCCTGGATCTGAACCAACTGGTGAGGGATATGGGCAGCCTGTTGAAGGTCTCCATATCCAAGAGTGCTTCCCTGGAACTCAGGCTCGCCCCGGAGTTGCCTCTCATCATGGCGGATTCCGGACAGATGCAGCAGATCGTGATGAACGTCATCATCAATGCGTCGGAAGCTCTGGGCGAAGAGGGGGGAGTGATCACGGTCACCACGGCTGCGCGCGAATACGACGAGAAGGGACTGCTGCGCAGCTACCTGGAAGAAAAACCACCGGCGGGCCGGTTCGTCAGCCTGGAGATATCCGACGGCGGGTGCGGCATGGATGAAGAGACGCGCAGGCTCCTTTTCGACCCGTTTTTTTCCACCAAGTCGGTGGGCCGCGGCCTGGGGCTGTCGGCGGTGCTCGGCATCGTGCGCGGCCACGACGGAGCGATCATGGTGGACAGCGCCCCGGGGCGGGGAACGAAGGTGACGCTTCTGTTCCGCGTTCATGAAGAGAAGCCGGTTCAGCCGGAGCCGCGGGCTCCCGCGGTTTTTCCTTCCATGGAAGGGGATCCGGCCCTGTCTTCCGGGACGGTCCTGGTAGTGGACGACGAGGACATGGTCCGGGAAGTGTGCGAGGCGATTTTAAGGCATTTCGGCTTCAAGGTCTTGACGGCGGCCGGCGGCGAGGAAGCTCTGGATGTCTTCCGCGCCAACAGGGGTGAGATTCGGTGCGTGATCCTCGACCTGACCATGCCGATGATGGACGGTCCCACCGTGTTCGGCCACATACTGGCCGTTCAGCCCGAAATGCCGGTGATCCTGGCCAGCGGCTACAGCCTGGCCGAAGTATCCCGCCGATATGGCGATCGCGGATTTGCAGGGTTTATCCAGAAACCCTACAGCACCCAACATCTCTACGACGAGTTGCGAAAGGTGCTGGCGAACTGA
- a CDS encoding class I SAM-dependent methyltransferase yields the protein MELNWYEDFFQGVALDLWRRAISADQTKAEAAFLAKALKAKRNGKLLDVPCGNGRHSLELAKRGFRMTGLDISEEFIQEAQNLSKAQGVLIEWVLGDMCQIQRISEFDGAFCLGNSFGYFDYQDMLAFLRRLARALKPGARFVFDSHMAAESILPNLREREWFQVDDILLAMENSYRVELGCVETQYTFVKSGKVENRTSLHWVYTLAEIRRMLENAGFSILETHGGIDGRPFAFGSPLLVVTAQKESQ from the coding sequence ATGGAGTTGAACTGGTACGAGGACTTCTTTCAAGGGGTTGCGCTCGATCTGTGGAGGAGGGCGATCTCGGCGGATCAGACGAAGGCGGAGGCGGCTTTTCTGGCGAAGGCCCTGAAGGCGAAGAGGAACGGGAAACTGCTCGACGTGCCGTGCGGAAACGGGAGGCATTCGCTGGAACTGGCCAAGCGCGGCTTTCGCATGACCGGGTTGGACATCTCCGAGGAATTCATCCAGGAGGCTCAAAACCTGTCGAAGGCGCAAGGGGTGCTCATCGAATGGGTGCTGGGGGATATGTGTCAAATCCAGCGGATATCCGAATTCGACGGTGCGTTCTGCCTGGGGAACAGCTTCGGCTATTTCGATTACCAGGACATGCTGGCCTTCCTGCGACGACTCGCGAGGGCTCTCAAGCCGGGGGCACGCTTTGTCTTCGACTCGCACATGGCGGCCGAATCCATCCTGCCGAACCTCCGCGAACGCGAATGGTTCCAGGTGGACGATATCCTGCTCGCCATGGAAAACAGCTACCGCGTGGAACTGGGTTGCGTTGAGACGCAGTACACGTTTGTGAAGAGCGGGAAAGTGGAGAACCGGACGTCACTGCACTGGGTCTATACCCTCGCTGAAATCAGGCGGATGCTCGAGAATGCGGGATTCTCGATCCTCGAGACCCACGGCGGCATCGACGGCCGGCCGTTTGCTTTCGGGTCGCCGCTGCTGGTCGTGACCGCCCAGAAAGAATCCCAGTAG
- a CDS encoding lactate racemase domain-containing protein, which yields MHTDYPKMYRIRQRFDRSAIADIPKAVRDEFTRGDFARKVRPGERVAVAVGSRGINRLAMIVAAMVECLRSIGLQPFIVPSMGSHGGATAAGQEEVLKHLGISEATVNAPVVSNMEVISLGRIENGADVFVSRNIAEADHVVVINRVKPHTAFRSDVESGLCKMLTVGCGKHLGALNMHKFGLGASIKPAARVMLDRLPVLCGLAIVENSLDVAHTFRIARPEEFIDVDRELLELAKRLLPRIPVEQLDVLIVNEMGKNISGGGIDPNVIGFWRREGGPRTPDYRTLILLDITEQSQGNAVGIGMADLTTRRVMDKLDLKATYTNALTTGIWAAVRLPIALESERAALDAALAHVTDVSRVRMARILNSLMLEHLWVTREVVEELRADKSIEVDETPIPIVFDADGRLLPFDMPASEEHGK from the coding sequence ATGCACACGGACTATCCCAAGATGTATCGCATTCGCCAGCGCTTCGATCGCAGCGCCATCGCCGACATTCCGAAAGCGGTTCGGGATGAATTCACCCGGGGCGATTTTGCCCGGAAGGTCCGCCCCGGCGAGAGGGTTGCGGTGGCGGTCGGGTCGCGCGGCATCAATCGGTTGGCGATGATCGTCGCCGCGATGGTGGAGTGTCTCAGGAGCATCGGGCTGCAGCCGTTCATCGTGCCGTCCATGGGGTCTCACGGTGGAGCGACCGCCGCCGGGCAGGAAGAAGTGCTCAAACACCTGGGGATCAGCGAAGCGACGGTGAATGCTCCCGTGGTCTCCAACATGGAGGTGATTTCTCTTGGCCGCATCGAGAACGGCGCGGACGTATTCGTATCCAGGAACATCGCCGAAGCCGATCACGTGGTTGTCATCAACCGGGTCAAGCCGCACACGGCCTTTCGTTCCGACGTCGAGTCCGGCTTGTGTAAGATGCTCACGGTGGGTTGTGGGAAGCACCTCGGGGCTCTGAATATGCACAAGTTCGGGCTGGGCGCTTCCATCAAGCCGGCCGCCCGGGTGATGCTCGATCGCCTTCCGGTGCTCTGCGGCCTGGCCATCGTGGAGAACTCCCTCGATGTGGCCCACACCTTCAGGATCGCGCGGCCCGAGGAGTTCATCGATGTGGACCGGGAACTTCTCGAGTTGGCCAAGCGGCTTCTCCCGAGGATACCCGTGGAACAACTGGACGTGCTGATCGTCAACGAGATGGGCAAGAACATCAGCGGGGGAGGGATCGACCCCAACGTGATCGGTTTCTGGCGGAGGGAAGGCGGACCCCGCACACCGGACTACCGCACACTGATCCTGCTGGACATTACGGAGCAGTCCCAGGGAAATGCGGTCGGAATCGGAATGGCCGATCTCACGACCAGGAGGGTCATGGACAAGCTCGATCTCAAGGCCACCTACACCAACGCGCTCACGACCGGTATCTGGGCCGCGGTGCGTTTGCCCATCGCCCTCGAGAGCGAGCGGGCCGCATTGGACGCGGCCCTTGCCCATGTGACCGATGTTTCCAGGGTCCGCATGGCGCGCATACTCAACTCCCTGATGCTGGAACATCTGTGGGTGACCCGGGAAGTGGTCGAGGAATTGCGGGCGGATAAGAGCATCGAAGTGGATGAAACCCCGATTCCCATCGTCTTCGATGCCGACGGACGCCTGTTGCCTTTCGACATGCCGGCGAGCGAGGAGCACGGCAAATAA
- a CDS encoding L,D-transpeptidase has product MRIPNLWRWSAGAALVIVLSWSEAMGAQAFYEFPPHGESRDDVAFACRRHVPAGTPPDLGWRQRVLTDRELLQITACDPELSPSIARHILSKLNARAPYYIDEDIKAGRPIKVPNSFEAYKKWTPLKGYLAELKTVPQFILISKDLHFIGWYENGKMVGDSYICIGKEDAWTKAGLYTVKNKDADHVSRSYRNADGVWAPMPYALRIYDHVWVHAGDIERGNCSHGCINLPLMPARDLFTWAKVGTPVLVVDSLRDIGPILAQDGARRLLFAEPFDPHRDGER; this is encoded by the coding sequence ATGAGAATACCGAACCTGTGGCGATGGTCGGCGGGGGCGGCGCTGGTGATTGTGCTTTCATGGAGCGAAGCCATGGGGGCCCAGGCGTTCTATGAATTCCCCCCTCACGGGGAAAGCCGCGACGATGTCGCCTTCGCCTGTCGCAGGCATGTTCCGGCCGGCACACCGCCCGATCTGGGCTGGCGGCAGCGTGTCCTGACCGACCGGGAGCTCCTGCAAATCACTGCATGCGACCCGGAGTTGAGCCCGAGCATCGCAAGACACATCCTGTCCAAGCTCAATGCCAGGGCGCCCTATTACATCGACGAGGACATCAAGGCCGGAAGGCCCATAAAGGTGCCCAACAGTTTCGAGGCCTATAAGAAATGGACGCCGCTGAAGGGATACCTGGCCGAGCTGAAGACGGTTCCGCAGTTCATCCTCATCTCAAAGGACCTGCATTTCATCGGCTGGTATGAGAACGGCAAAATGGTCGGCGATTCCTACATCTGCATCGGCAAGGAAGACGCCTGGACCAAAGCCGGTCTCTACACCGTGAAGAACAAGGACGCCGATCACGTTTCGCGAAGCTACAGGAACGCCGACGGGGTCTGGGCCCCCATGCCCTACGCGCTGAGGATATATGATCACGTCTGGGTCCACGCAGGCGACATCGAACGGGGGAACTGTTCCCACGGCTGCATCAACCTTCCCCTCATGCCGGCGCGGGATCTTTTCACCTGGGCCAAAGTGGGCACTCCCGTCCTGGTCGTGGATTCCCTCCGGGACATCGGCCCGATCCTGGCTCAGGACGGTGCCCGAAGGCTGCTCTTCGCCGAACCGTTCGATCCGCACCGCGACGGCGAGAGATAA
- a CDS encoding universal stress protein has protein sequence MTQPPGIAGKSMEGCVMLALSTFRRSERAIDVAIEKAREIKKLLVVYVADSNLARYMVDADQRLFGELRESVEAKVLEKHEKEGWEHAEEIAERAEKEGIEVKTHVQVGQFAIICLEAVKARKPSLVVTTRSQRPAWVKRFFGAPVDELIKGASCPVTVV, from the coding sequence ATGACTCAACCACCCGGTATTGCAGGAAAAAGCATGGAAGGTTGCGTGATGCTGGCTCTCTCCACATTCAGAAGATCCGAAAGAGCCATCGATGTGGCAATCGAAAAAGCTCGAGAAATCAAGAAATTACTTGTAGTCTACGTCGCAGACTCCAATCTGGCCCGCTACATGGTCGATGCCGACCAGAGGCTTTTCGGTGAGCTGAGGGAGTCCGTCGAAGCCAAGGTGCTGGAAAAGCACGAGAAAGAAGGCTGGGAGCACGCGGAGGAAATTGCCGAACGGGCCGAGAAGGAAGGAATCGAAGTCAAGACACACGTCCAGGTGGGTCAGTTCGCGATCATCTGCCTGGAAGCGGTCAAGGCGAGGAAGCCGTCCCTCGTTGTGACAACGCGATCCCAAAGGCCCGCCTGGGTGAAGCGGTTTTTCGGGGCGCCCGTGGATGAACTCATCAAAGGCGCCTCATGCCCCGTCACGGTGGTTTGA
- a CDS encoding HD domain-containing phosphohydrolase — MVKRILIVDDEERYCDVVRQILSSRGYETETAAAPADALRMLHERPFEMVVSDIRMKGKDGIQMMREALEEFPELDFIIMTGYASEYSYTDIVEAGAGDFIIKPFSARELEAKIGRIERERRMQGSLIETNRYLLREISLNMAIAELAKAMVLPVSMDELSALVVKHARQLTDSGIAYVDYISLEKKCLISPDLRGNQWDDPDPSIREAVLERLCRLWNRVSEDRKPVMTNLRRDENELRFRFLITPVTAEDVLLGILALGTSRRDYDEKDLVFAGRLASLYGIAIQRRSADERLNHTLRQLLGAFEETVDALSSAFEIRDPYTAGHQKRVADLASRIATEMGCPGEVVDAVRLAGLVHDIGKIAIPAEILTKITLLKDVEMSLIRQHPTAGYDILKGVKFPWPVAQAVLQHHERMDGTGYPRGLSGKDILLEARILAVADVAEAMSSGRPYRDAVGTDGAIEELYRNRNTLYDPDVTDACLKILVEQGFKP; from the coding sequence ATGGTCAAACGCATCCTGATTGTTGATGATGAAGAGCGCTACTGTGACGTCGTAAGGCAGATTCTGAGCTCCAGGGGCTACGAGACCGAAACCGCCGCGGCCCCCGCCGATGCTTTGCGGATGCTGCATGAAAGACCGTTCGAAATGGTCGTTTCCGACATCCGGATGAAGGGCAAGGACGGAATTCAAATGATGCGCGAAGCGCTCGAGGAATTCCCCGAGCTCGACTTCATCATCATGACGGGATATGCGTCCGAATACTCCTACACGGACATCGTGGAGGCGGGGGCCGGCGATTTCATCATCAAGCCCTTCAGCGCCCGGGAACTGGAGGCCAAGATCGGACGGATAGAGCGGGAGAGGCGGATGCAGGGCAGCCTTATCGAGACGAACCGGTATCTGCTCCGGGAAATTTCCCTGAACATGGCCATTGCCGAGCTTGCGAAGGCCATGGTGCTTCCGGTGTCCATGGACGAGCTGTCCGCGCTCGTTGTCAAACACGCCAGGCAGTTGACCGACAGCGGCATCGCTTACGTCGACTACATCAGCCTGGAGAAGAAATGCCTGATAAGCCCCGACCTGAGGGGGAACCAGTGGGACGATCCCGATCCTTCCATCAGGGAAGCCGTCCTGGAGCGCCTGTGCCGGTTGTGGAACAGGGTGTCGGAAGATCGAAAACCCGTCATGACGAATCTTCGCCGGGACGAGAACGAATTGCGGTTCAGGTTCCTGATCACCCCGGTGACGGCCGAAGATGTGCTGCTCGGAATCCTGGCACTGGGGACTTCCCGCCGCGATTACGACGAAAAGGACCTGGTGTTTGCCGGCAGGCTCGCCTCCCTCTATGGGATCGCCATCCAGCGGCGCTCCGCCGACGAAAGGCTCAACCACACGCTACGACAATTGCTGGGCGCTTTCGAGGAAACGGTCGACGCCCTGAGCTCCGCGTTCGAGATCCGCGACCCCTACACTGCCGGTCACCAGAAGAGGGTAGCCGACCTGGCCTCCCGGATCGCCACGGAAATGGGCTGCCCCGGCGAGGTGGTGGACGCGGTGAGGCTCGCCGGCCTGGTCCACGACATCGGAAAAATCGCGATTCCCGCCGAGATCCTCACCAAAATAACCCTCTTGAAGGACGTGGAAATGTCGCTGATCAGGCAACACCCGACAGCGGGCTACGATATTCTCAAGGGAGTGAAATTCCCGTGGCCCGTCGCCCAGGCGGTGTTGCAGCATCACGAAAGAATGGATGGAACCGGCTATCCCCGGGGACTCTCCGGGAAGGACATTCTGCTGGAGGCCCGCATCCTGGCCGTGGCCGATGTGGCGGAAGCCATGAGCTCCGGCCGGCCATACCGGGATGCCGTCGGGACCGACGGGGCCATCGAGGAGCTCTACAGAAACCGGAATACGCTGTACGATCCCGATGTGACGGACGCCTGCCTCAAAATCCTGGTCGAGCAGGGCTTCAAGCCCTGA
- the lspA gene encoding signal peptidase II: MRQRKRIVLALFTILLCVGFDQITKGIAAEHLSRGRELSFAGDVIRFSYSENEGAVFSFEYYLPEKWHGEIAGAASALLVGAIVAFLLFGPGLRPLPALALSLFCGGSVSNLLDRMVFGGNVVDFIIVTWGGFRSWTFNVADAAIVSGLTLLIPSIIWRMLRSGQRGGRGGDPPAESRKMT, encoded by the coding sequence ATGAGGCAGCGCAAACGGATCGTCCTGGCCCTGTTCACCATTTTGCTGTGCGTGGGATTCGACCAGATCACCAAGGGAATCGCCGCGGAACACCTGTCCCGGGGCAGGGAACTGTCCTTTGCGGGAGACGTGATCCGGTTCAGTTACAGCGAGAACGAAGGCGCCGTTTTCAGCTTCGAGTATTACCTGCCCGAAAAATGGCACGGCGAAATCGCCGGTGCCGCATCCGCGCTGCTTGTCGGCGCCATCGTTGCGTTCCTCCTGTTCGGTCCCGGCCTGCGGCCCCTCCCGGCCCTGGCCCTCTCGCTTTTCTGCGGCGGCAGCGTCAGCAACCTGCTCGACCGAATGGTCTTCGGGGGCAACGTGGTCGACTTCATCATCGTGACCTGGGGCGGTTTCCGTTCCTGGACCTTCAACGTGGCCGACGCCGCCATCGTTTCGGGCCTGACCCTGCTGATTCCATCCATCATCTGGCGCATGCTGCGATCGGGGCAGCGCGGGGGGCGAGGCGGCGACCCGCCGGCAGAGTCCCGGAAAATGACGTAA
- a CDS encoding class I SAM-dependent methyltransferase, protein MSDRFTPEQIEEINRLQQKYFDENVDLFEPPLPRGVPERLRETVKASGLARGETVLDVGTGTGILIGFIVKYGPSEIHACDLAGNMLRAVKEKFPRVKTHLCDVRDLPLPDDSLDVVFINACFSNIMDKPNALRNLHRMLRCGGRLVISHPLGRGFIVELKKHTPFHLDLLPDEAAARTLLEPRGFEIVTFRDEREFYLVVAKTTKQG, encoded by the coding sequence ATGTCCGACCGCTTCACACCCGAGCAGATTGAAGAAATCAACCGGCTCCAGCAGAAGTATTTTGACGAAAACGTGGATCTTTTTGAGCCTCCTCTGCCGAGGGGGGTGCCGGAACGCTTGAGGGAGACCGTAAAGGCGAGCGGGCTTGCGCGGGGCGAAACGGTCCTGGACGTGGGAACGGGGACGGGGATCCTCATTGGGTTCATCGTGAAGTACGGGCCTTCGGAAATCCATGCTTGCGACCTGGCCGGGAACATGCTCCGGGCGGTGAAGGAGAAATTCCCCCGCGTCAAGACCCACCTGTGTGACGTCAGGGACCTGCCGCTCCCCGACGACAGCCTGGACGTGGTGTTCATCAATGCTTGTTTTTCCAACATTATGGACAAGCCGAACGCCCTGAGAAACCTGCACCGCATGCTGCGATGCGGGGGCAGGCTGGTCATCAGTCATCCACTGGGCAGAGGCTTTATCGTCGAACTGAAGAAACACACGCCCTTTCACCTGGACCTATTGCCCGATGAGGCGGCTGCCAGGACGCTGCTCGAGCCGCGCGGGTTCGAAATCGTCACATTCAGGGACGAACGCGAATTCTACCTCGTCGTTGCAAAGACCACCAAACAGGGATGA
- a CDS encoding pyridoxal phosphate-dependent aminotransferase translates to MRTDIVHKGAGKLTYEIRNIIGIAEKLQQMGVKVNLENIGDPVAKGEKIPAWMKAIVADLAMQDGSYGYCPTQGILETREFLARRNNRNGGVRITPEDIVFFNGLGEAITKVYGLLRSTARIITPSPTYTTHSASEAAHAGQPPVSYPLDPHDHWYPDTRELRRRVKYNPSVAGILLINPDNPTGAVYPESILREIVAIAGEFDLFIIADEIYQNLVYNGRKAKPLAEIIGDVPGLAMKGISKELPWPGARCGWIEFYNAGKDPHFARYVRSIHNAKMVEVCSTTLPQKAIPRIFGHPEYEGWLEERRRRYERLSNLAHEQLKNVPGVLVNRSDGAFYMSVVFEDGVLNGRQTLPIGIRDAGNLVEELTRDGDMQPDKRFVYYLLASSGICVVPLSSFNTELQGFRMTLLEQDEAEFRGIIDNLSHNIRLYLASSPRESQRDAPRFGSAAA, encoded by the coding sequence ATGCGAACCGACATCGTACACAAGGGCGCCGGCAAACTGACATACGAGATCCGCAACATCATTGGAATAGCCGAAAAACTGCAGCAAATGGGGGTCAAGGTCAACCTGGAAAACATCGGCGATCCGGTGGCCAAGGGTGAGAAGATTCCTGCGTGGATGAAGGCAATCGTTGCCGACCTGGCCATGCAGGATGGCTCCTACGGTTACTGCCCGACGCAGGGAATCCTGGAAACCCGTGAATTCCTGGCACGGCGAAACAACCGTAACGGCGGCGTGCGCATCACACCGGAAGACATCGTCTTTTTCAACGGTCTGGGCGAAGCCATCACCAAAGTCTACGGGCTTCTTCGAAGCACCGCCCGCATCATCACGCCTTCGCCCACCTACACCACGCACTCGGCATCCGAAGCAGCCCACGCCGGCCAGCCCCCGGTTTCCTATCCTCTCGATCCTCACGACCACTGGTACCCGGACACCCGGGAACTGCGCCGCCGGGTGAAATACAACCCTTCCGTGGCCGGCATTCTGCTCATCAATCCGGACAATCCCACCGGAGCCGTCTACCCGGAAAGCATCTTGCGCGAGATCGTCGCCATCGCCGGCGAGTTCGATCTGTTCATCATTGCGGACGAGATTTATCAGAACCTGGTATACAACGGCCGGAAAGCGAAGCCGCTCGCCGAAATCATCGGGGATGTCCCCGGGCTCGCAATGAAAGGAATATCCAAGGAACTGCCCTGGCCGGGAGCCCGCTGCGGATGGATCGAATTCTACAATGCCGGCAAGGATCCGCACTTCGCCCGGTACGTGAGGAGCATCCACAACGCCAAGATGGTGGAAGTGTGTTCCACCACCCTGCCCCAGAAGGCCATCCCGCGTATCTTCGGGCATCCCGAATACGAAGGCTGGCTGGAGGAAAGGCGTCGACGCTACGAGAGGCTCTCGAACCTGGCCCACGAACAGCTGAAGAACGTTCCCGGAGTCCTGGTCAACCGCTCCGACGGAGCTTTTTACATGAGCGTGGTGTTCGAAGACGGAGTGCTGAACGGTCGGCAAACCCTGCCCATCGGCATCCGTGACGCCGGAAACCTGGTTGAGGAACTGACGCGCGACGGCGACATGCAGCCGGACAAGCGGTTTGTCTATTATCTTCTGGCTTCCAGCGGCATCTGCGTGGTTCCGCTCTCGTCCTTCAACACCGAGTTACAGGGCTTCCGCATGACTCTGCTGGAACAGGATGAGGCCGAGTTCCGCGGCATCATCGACAACCTGTCGCACAACATCCGGCTCTACCTCGCCTCGAGCCCCCGGGAGTCGCAACGGGATGCGCCCCGGTTCGGCTCCGCAGCGGCGTGA